A section of the Neorhizobium galegae bv. orientalis str. HAMBI 540 genome encodes:
- a CDS encoding DUF1285 domain-containing protein: MAAQTINSAPDAAGLAALISRASEQSGDGKRGLPPVERWNPPFCGDIDMEIRADGTWFYMGTPIGRAPLVRLFSTVLRKDEDGRTYLVTPVEKVGIRIADAPFLAVEMQMTQREGQQVLTFRTNVGDVVEAGLEHPLRFEISGENRELKPYLLVRGRLEALVSRAVMYDLVELGEAIVIDGVPMFSVRSGTEVFPVMPEAELDALSQ; this comes from the coding sequence ATGGCAGCGCAAACGATAAATTCGGCACCCGATGCCGCAGGGCTTGCGGCGCTGATCTCGCGTGCTTCCGAGCAGAGCGGCGACGGAAAGCGTGGTTTACCGCCTGTCGAGCGGTGGAATCCGCCCTTTTGCGGTGATATCGACATGGAAATCCGTGCCGACGGCACGTGGTTCTATATGGGCACCCCGATCGGCCGCGCACCGCTCGTGAGGCTGTTTTCGACGGTGCTGCGCAAGGATGAGGACGGTCGGACCTATCTCGTAACACCTGTGGAAAAGGTCGGCATCCGCATCGCCGACGCTCCCTTCCTTGCGGTCGAGATGCAGATGACGCAGCGTGAAGGCCAACAGGTGCTCACGTTCAGGACAAATGTCGGTGATGTGGTGGAGGCGGGGCTGGAACATCCCTTGCGCTTCGAGATTTCGGGCGAAAACCGCGAGCTGAAACCCTATCTCCTGGTCCGCGGCCGGTTGGAGGCCCTGGTCTCCCGCGCTGTCATGTACGATCTCGTGGAACTCGGCGAGGCTATCGTGATAGACGGGGTGCCGATGTTCTCCGTCCGCTCCGGGACGGAGGTCTTTCCCGTGATGCCCGAGGCCGAATTGGACGCCTTATCGCAATGA
- a CDS encoding AAA family ATPase, protein MGLMNSTDTALDEKAIIASAEMALSDIAAIRAEVAKVIFGQEKVVENTLLAVLSGGHALLVGVPGLAKTKLVTTLGTVLSLGGNRIQFTPDLMPSDILGSEVMDTDDTGRRSFRFIKGPVFAQLLMADEINRASPRTQSALLQSMQEYHITVAGQRYDLPAPFHVLATQNPLEQEGTYPLPEAQLDRFLLQVDVLYPELAAERQILLETTGLSEAKARGVIDAARLQEIQMLIRQMPVSDKVVDAILSLVRSARPGHGNAHTDKHVAWGPGPRAGQSLMLTARARALYEGRLAPSLDDVYALAEPVLEHRMALTFAARAEGMSVRDVIAGLVKQARG, encoded by the coding sequence ATGGGCCTGATGAATTCCACCGATACCGCCCTCGATGAGAAAGCCATCATCGCCTCCGCGGAAATGGCCCTTTCCGACATCGCCGCCATTCGCGCCGAAGTCGCGAAAGTGATCTTCGGTCAGGAAAAGGTGGTCGAGAACACGCTTCTGGCGGTCCTGTCCGGCGGCCATGCACTGCTGGTCGGCGTCCCCGGCCTCGCCAAGACCAAGCTCGTCACCACGCTCGGCACCGTGCTCAGCCTCGGCGGCAACCGCATCCAGTTCACGCCCGACCTGATGCCTTCGGATATTCTCGGCTCGGAAGTCATGGATACCGACGATACCGGCCGCCGCTCCTTCCGCTTCATCAAGGGGCCGGTGTTCGCTCAGCTGCTGATGGCCGACGAAATCAACCGCGCCTCGCCGCGCACCCAGTCGGCACTGCTACAGTCCATGCAGGAATACCACATCACGGTGGCCGGCCAGCGCTACGATCTGCCCGCTCCCTTCCACGTGCTCGCGACCCAGAACCCGCTGGAGCAGGAAGGCACCTATCCGTTGCCGGAAGCGCAGCTCGACCGCTTCCTGCTGCAGGTGGACGTGCTTTATCCGGAACTTGCCGCCGAGCGGCAGATCCTGCTCGAAACCACCGGCCTTTCGGAAGCCAAGGCGCGCGGCGTCATCGATGCTGCCCGGCTCCAGGAAATCCAGATGCTGATCCGCCAGATGCCGGTCAGCGACAAGGTGGTCGATGCGATCCTGTCGCTGGTGCGCTCTGCCCGCCCCGGCCACGGCAATGCCCATACCGACAAGCACGTCGCCTGGGGTCCCGGCCCGCGCGCCGGCCAGTCGCTGATGCTGACGGCCCGCGCCCGCGCCCTTTACGAAGGCCGTCTGGCCCCGTCGCTCGACGACGTTTACGCGCTTGCCGAACCGGTGCTTGAACACCGCATGGCGCTGACGTTTGCGGCCCGCGCCGAAGGCATGTCGGTGCGCGACGTCATCGCCGGCCTGGTGAAGCAGGCCCGCGGCTAA
- a CDS encoding DUF58 domain-containing protein: MASTIGQIVEQTPSSELLSRAQARATLVPDCMVEAKRIANTVIAGWHGRRKRGVGENFWQFRPYAEGESLSRIDWRRSARDDHTYVREREWEAAHTVWLWADMSPSMMYKSTLAIASKESRALVLMLALAEILARSGERIGCPGIMEPVSARNAAERLAASIMHAPLTTGLPDTAMIRGHSDIVLIGDFLDDADRVMERIAPLGRRGLRGHVVEIADPAEETFPYTGRTEFTDPETGEKLVSGRAEMIREDYQRAYFARRDALGESLRRLGWSFVFHRTDHLASEALVAVHGYLSGMPSPKPVGDRS; encoded by the coding sequence GTGGCTTCCACCATTGGCCAGATCGTAGAGCAGACACCGAGTAGCGAACTCCTCTCTCGAGCCCAGGCCCGCGCGACGCTTGTGCCGGATTGCATGGTGGAAGCAAAGCGCATCGCCAACACGGTGATCGCCGGTTGGCATGGTCGCCGCAAGCGCGGCGTCGGCGAAAATTTCTGGCAGTTCCGGCCCTATGCCGAGGGTGAAAGCCTGTCTCGCATCGATTGGCGCCGCTCCGCCCGCGACGACCATACCTATGTCCGCGAGCGCGAATGGGAAGCCGCCCACACCGTCTGGCTCTGGGCCGACATGTCGCCGTCGATGATGTACAAGTCGACGCTTGCCATCGCTTCCAAGGAAAGCCGGGCGCTGGTGCTGATGCTGGCGCTGGCCGAAATCCTTGCCCGGTCCGGCGAGCGCATCGGCTGCCCCGGCATCATGGAGCCGGTATCGGCCCGCAACGCCGCCGAGCGGCTCGCCGCCTCGATCATGCACGCGCCGCTGACCACCGGCCTGCCGGATACCGCGATGATCCGCGGCCATAGCGACATCGTGCTGATCGGCGATTTCCTCGACGACGCCGACCGGGTGATGGAACGCATTGCCCCGCTCGGCCGCCGCGGCCTACGCGGCCACGTGGTCGAGATCGCCGATCCGGCGGAAGAGACCTTCCCCTATACCGGCCGCACCGAGTTCACCGATCCCGAGACCGGCGAAAAGCTCGTCTCCGGCCGCGCCGAAATGATCCGCGAGGATTATCAGCGCGCCTATTTCGCCCGTCGCGATGCACTCGGTGAATCGCTGCGCCGTCTCGGCTGGAGCTTCGTTTTCCACCGGACCGACCACCTGGCCTCCGAGGCGCTGGTTGCCGTGCATGGTTATCTTTCCGGCATGCCGTCACCGAAACCGGTCGGAGACAGGTCATGA
- a CDS encoding DUF4159 domain-containing protein, producing MSALIFANPAILFGLIALPVIWWLLRLTPPRPKAEIFPPLRILATVLKREETPSKSPWWLTLLRMLLAAAVILAIADPVMNPRANSLNAGGPLVLVVDNGWATAADWERRVQTANLLIDDAESADVPVSITFTADASHEAVPGTAAAARDKLTAANPKPLVPDRARAAQAVREAMNTTRPGTLVILSDGMAAASDNEAMSTFAALSPAEMRLIEGDGHSAVALTDAVNNAAAMSVTATRLSTASAQQMNVNALDAQGRALASGTLQFAAGAATATAEITSPFELRNDFARLSIDGLATAGAAHLLDDGFKRRRIALLAGESGSDFQPLLQPLYYISRALLPYADVIQPNTADLSVAIPQILQGNPSAIILADVGRLPSETYAPLQRWIAQGGTLIRFAGPRLAAAPADDPLVPVILRQGERALGGAMSWSEPQSLADFPSFGPFAGMPRAADITVTRQVLAEPTPDLAERTWASLSDGTPLVTEKEVDAGRIVLFHTSAEATWSNLPLSGNFVEMLRRLVQLARAGGAASGAAAEGAAATLAPYRLLTADGVLTTETGTARPIAIAANQVPVASFDHPPGLYGTEDGFTAVNLLAPKTVIARFDPTTAGRPLVREGLAGGEAVSLRPALFAAAFALLILDSLVVLFMNGTFSRGPGGRRRPSGAAAAAIAALAFGLFALTPGQSKAQEMAPGAGAKPGDEQILERLDTTHLAYVTTGEQDVDRISEQGLEGLSQFLTYRTTLEPGAPVGLDITKDELAFYPIIYWPISATAPMPSQAAISRIDAYMRNGGTVLFDTRDQYSSLGGGGTTPNGERLQAILANIDIPPLEPTPTDHVLTRSFYLLTNFPGRYTGSPLWVEARQEAKNTGAQLSSSGDGVTPLLITGNDFAGAWAVDSQGAPVLPTVPPDEMQREYAYRSGVNIMMYMLTGNYKADQVHVPALLERLGQ from the coding sequence ATGAGCGCGCTGATTTTCGCCAATCCCGCCATCCTCTTCGGCCTGATCGCGCTGCCGGTCATCTGGTGGCTGCTGCGGCTCACCCCGCCGCGCCCGAAGGCGGAAATCTTTCCGCCGCTCCGGATCCTTGCGACGGTCCTGAAGCGCGAGGAAACGCCCTCGAAAAGCCCCTGGTGGCTGACGCTGCTGCGCATGCTTCTCGCCGCCGCCGTGATCCTGGCGATCGCCGATCCGGTGATGAACCCGCGCGCCAATTCTCTGAATGCAGGGGGCCCGCTGGTGCTCGTCGTCGACAACGGCTGGGCGACCGCTGCCGACTGGGAACGCCGCGTCCAGACCGCCAACCTTTTGATCGACGACGCCGAAAGCGCCGACGTGCCGGTCTCGATCACCTTTACCGCCGATGCCAGCCATGAGGCGGTACCCGGGACCGCCGCCGCCGCCCGCGACAAGCTGACGGCCGCCAACCCCAAGCCGCTGGTTCCCGATCGCGCCCGCGCCGCCCAGGCGGTCAGAGAGGCCATGAACACCACCCGTCCCGGCACGCTCGTCATCCTTTCCGATGGCATGGCGGCCGCCAGCGACAACGAGGCCATGTCGACATTCGCCGCCCTGTCGCCCGCCGAAATGCGCCTGATCGAAGGCGACGGCCATAGCGCCGTGGCGCTGACCGACGCGGTGAACAACGCCGCCGCCATGTCGGTGACCGCAACACGCCTTTCGACCGCATCGGCACAGCAGATGAACGTCAACGCGCTCGACGCGCAGGGCCGCGCGCTCGCCTCAGGCACGCTGCAGTTTGCGGCCGGTGCTGCGACCGCCACGGCCGAGATCACCTCGCCGTTCGAGCTTCGCAACGATTTCGCGCGCCTCAGCATCGACGGTCTCGCCACCGCCGGCGCAGCACACCTGCTCGATGATGGCTTCAAGCGCCGCCGCATCGCGCTTCTCGCTGGCGAAAGCGGCAGCGATTTCCAGCCGCTGTTGCAGCCGCTCTATTACATCAGCCGCGCGCTCCTGCCTTATGCGGATGTCATCCAGCCGAATACCGCCGATCTTTCGGTCGCCATCCCGCAGATCCTCCAGGGAAACCCTTCCGCCATCATCCTTGCCGATGTCGGCCGCCTGCCGTCAGAAACCTACGCGCCACTGCAGCGATGGATCGCTCAGGGTGGTACGTTGATCCGCTTCGCCGGCCCGCGCCTTGCCGCCGCCCCCGCCGACGATCCGCTGGTGCCGGTGATCCTGCGCCAGGGTGAACGCGCGCTCGGCGGCGCCATGTCCTGGTCGGAGCCGCAGTCGCTCGCCGATTTCCCGAGTTTCGGCCCCTTCGCCGGCATGCCGCGCGCCGCGGACATCACCGTCACCCGCCAAGTTCTCGCCGAACCGACGCCGGACCTTGCCGAACGCACCTGGGCAAGCCTTTCCGACGGCACGCCTCTCGTCACCGAAAAGGAAGTCGATGCCGGCCGCATCGTGCTCTTCCACACGAGCGCCGAGGCGACCTGGTCGAACCTGCCGCTGTCGGGCAATTTCGTCGAAATGCTCCGCCGCCTGGTCCAGCTCGCCCGCGCCGGAGGTGCCGCGTCCGGCGCGGCAGCAGAGGGAGCCGCTGCGACACTCGCGCCCTATCGGCTGCTCACCGCCGACGGCGTCCTCACCACCGAAACCGGCACGGCCCGTCCGATCGCGATCGCCGCAAACCAGGTGCCGGTCGCGAGTTTCGACCATCCGCCGGGTCTTTACGGCACCGAGGACGGTTTCACCGCCGTCAACCTGCTGGCGCCAAAGACCGTCATCGCCCGCTTCGACCCGACCACAGCGGGCCGGCCGCTGGTGCGCGAAGGCCTTGCCGGCGGCGAAGCCGTATCGCTGCGCCCCGCCCTTTTCGCCGCCGCCTTCGCGCTGCTGATCCTCGACAGCCTCGTGGTGCTCTTCATGAACGGCACTTTCTCCCGTGGCCCCGGCGGACGCCGCAGGCCGAGCGGTGCTGCCGCAGCAGCGATCGCCGCCCTCGCCTTCGGCCTATTTGCCTTGACGCCCGGCCAATCCAAAGCGCAAGAAATGGCGCCCGGTGCCGGTGCCAAGCCGGGTGACGAGCAGATCCTCGAACGGCTCGACACGACCCACCTCGCCTATGTCACCACCGGCGAGCAGGATGTCGACCGGATTTCCGAACAGGGTCTCGAGGGTCTCAGCCAGTTCCTCACCTACCGCACGACGCTGGAACCAGGCGCTCCGGTCGGCCTCGACATCACCAAGGATGAGCTCGCCTTCTACCCGATCATCTACTGGCCCATCTCTGCCACGGCGCCGATGCCGTCGCAGGCGGCGATCTCTCGCATCGACGCCTATATGCGCAATGGCGGCACTGTGCTCTTCGACACCCGTGATCAATATTCGTCGCTCGGCGGTGGCGGCACCACGCCGAATGGCGAGCGCCTGCAGGCGATCCTCGCCAATATCGACATCCCGCCGCTGGAGCCGACGCCTACCGATCACGTGCTGACCCGCTCCTTCTACCTGCTCACCAATTTCCCCGGTCGTTATACCGGCAGCCCGCTTTGGGTCGAGGCACGGCAGGAAGCGAAAAACACCGGCGCCCAGCTCTCCTCCAGCGGCGACGGGGTGACCCCGTTGCTGATCACCGGCAATGATTTCGCCGGTGCCTGGGCAGTCGACAGCCAGGGCGCCCCGGTCCTGCCGACCGTGCCCCCGGACGAGATGCAGCGCGAATATGCCTATCGCTCCGGCGTCAACATCATGATGTACATGCTGACCGGCAACTACAAAGCCGACCAGGTGCATGTCCCGGCGCTTCTCGAACGGCTTGGCCAGTAA
- a CDS encoding membrane protein translates to MTIEFAPFFSWPILAALGVFALILAGLSFWRGIRGAALRTLALAALLLALANPTLLQEDRDQLSTVVPVIVDRSQSQDTAQRKQQTDEALASLKDRFSRYPRIETRIVEVDDDGDTDTPSTKLFTALRSAISDVPPARIGGAVFLTDGQIHDLPGINQDLGFNAPVHGLITGKPDEFDRRVEVVRAPRFGIVGEEQELTLRVFDDGRTGGGPAQVTVRMNGQQTATLRATPGQETPFSFTVPRGGNNVMEFSVAELPGEVTIANNRAVHVIDGIRQNLRVLLVSGEPHAGERAWRNLLKSDASVDLVHFTILRPPEKQDGTPINELSLIAFPTRELFVEKIKDFDLIIFDRYKHRGVLPILYYDYIAQYVNNGGALLIAAGPEHAGEDSIASTPLEQVLPAAPTGEIHSAAFYPHLSPEGEKHPVTRGLDGSNSNPPAWGRWFRTIDVDTPQGQTVMEGDGDRPLLVLNRQGEGRVAMLLSDQGWLWARGFEGGGPHVSLYRRIAHWLMKEPELEEEALTARAVGRTLEATRQTIGDDPGPATIKYPSGRTETVPMTAAGPGQYRLERRMEETGLFEVTNGQFSTLVHVGTVDAPEFKAMISTESTLKPYADKTRGLVTRIASGDGISLPDILPVRGEVRVNDPNRMVIRMTDETVLRGINTLPLFAGFAGLSALLFAVAAMWWREGR, encoded by the coding sequence ATGACCATCGAATTCGCCCCCTTTTTCTCCTGGCCGATCCTGGCCGCCCTCGGTGTCTTCGCGCTGATCCTCGCGGGCCTCTCCTTCTGGCGCGGCATTCGCGGCGCCGCCTTGCGCACGCTGGCGCTCGCCGCCCTGCTCCTGGCGCTCGCCAACCCGACGCTGCTGCAGGAGGACCGCGACCAGCTTTCGACCGTCGTGCCGGTCATTGTTGACCGCTCGCAGAGCCAGGATACCGCCCAGCGCAAGCAACAGACCGACGAGGCGCTCGCAAGCCTCAAGGACCGCTTCTCCCGCTACCCGCGCATCGAGACGCGTATCGTCGAGGTCGATGACGATGGCGATACCGACACTCCCTCGACAAAGCTCTTCACTGCCCTGCGTTCCGCCATTTCCGACGTGCCGCCGGCCCGTATCGGCGGGGCGGTTTTCCTGACCGACGGCCAGATCCACGACCTGCCCGGCATCAACCAGGACCTCGGCTTCAACGCCCCCGTCCACGGCCTGATCACCGGCAAGCCGGACGAATTCGACCGCCGCGTTGAAGTGGTCCGCGCCCCGCGCTTTGGCATTGTCGGCGAGGAACAGGAACTGACGCTGCGGGTCTTCGACGACGGTCGCACCGGTGGCGGCCCGGCCCAGGTCACGGTGCGCATGAACGGTCAGCAGACAGCGACGCTGCGCGCCACGCCCGGCCAGGAGACGCCTTTCTCGTTCACGGTTCCGCGCGGCGGCAACAACGTCATGGAATTTTCGGTCGCCGAGCTTCCGGGCGAGGTGACCATCGCCAACAACCGCGCCGTCCATGTCATCGACGGCATCCGTCAGAACCTACGTGTGCTGCTCGTCTCCGGCGAACCGCATGCCGGCGAGCGCGCCTGGCGCAACCTTTTGAAGTCCGATGCCTCGGTCGACCTCGTCCACTTCACCATTCTGCGGCCGCCGGAAAAGCAGGACGGCACGCCGATCAACGAGCTGTCGCTGATCGCCTTCCCGACCCGCGAACTGTTCGTCGAGAAGATCAAGGATTTCGACCTGATCATCTTCGACCGCTACAAGCATCGCGGCGTGCTGCCGATCCTCTATTACGATTACATCGCCCAGTACGTGAACAATGGCGGCGCACTGCTGATCGCCGCCGGCCCCGAGCATGCCGGCGAGGATTCGATTGCGTCCACGCCGCTCGAACAGGTCCTGCCGGCCGCCCCGACCGGCGAAATCCACAGCGCCGCCTTCTATCCGCATCTGTCGCCGGAGGGTGAAAAGCACCCCGTGACCCGCGGCCTCGACGGCTCCAACTCGAATCCGCCCGCCTGGGGCCGCTGGTTCCGCACCATCGACGTCGACACGCCGCAGGGCCAGACGGTCATGGAAGGCGACGGCGACCGCCCGCTGCTCGTCCTCAACCGCCAGGGCGAAGGCCGCGTCGCCATGCTGCTCTCCGACCAGGGCTGGCTCTGGGCTCGCGGTTTCGAAGGCGGCGGCCCGCATGTGTCGCTCTATCGCCGCATCGCCCACTGGCTGATGAAGGAACCGGAGCTGGAAGAAGAAGCGCTGACCGCCCGCGCCGTCGGCCGCACGCTCGAAGCGACCCGCCAGACGATCGGCGACGATCCGGGTCCCGCGACGATCAAATACCCGTCCGGCCGTACCGAGACCGTGCCGATGACGGCTGCCGGCCCCGGCCAGTACCGGCTGGAACGCCGTATGGAAGAGACCGGCCTGTTCGAAGTCACCAACGGCCAGTTCTCGACGCTCGTACATGTCGGCACGGTGGACGCGCCGGAATTCAAGGCGATGATCTCGACCGAGAGCACGCTGAAACCCTATGCCGACAAGACCCGTGGCCTCGTCACCCGCATCGCCTCGGGCGATGGTATTTCGCTGCCGGACATCCTGCCGGTTCGCGGCGAAGTGCGCGTCAACGATCCCAACCGCATGGTCATCCGCATGACCGACGAGACGGTGCTGCGCGGCATCAACACGCTGCCGCTGTTTGCCGGTTTCGCCGGCCTCTCCGCGCTGCTCTTCGCGGTCGCGGCCATGTGGTGGCGCGAGGGTCGCTGA
- a CDS encoding GNAT family N-acetyltransferase, which translates to MTQFDVTASPSPEELAVIGEGLTAFNDADVGPSDRKPLAVLIRDVEDKVIGGLSGYTAWGWLFTQWLFVPETLRGEGMAGKLLSQAEQEARARGCHGAWIDTFSPLARKAYMRQGYEIFGELPEFPKGRTRTFLRKAL; encoded by the coding sequence ATGACGCAGTTTGATGTGACCGCCTCGCCCTCGCCCGAGGAACTGGCCGTGATCGGCGAAGGACTGACCGCCTTCAACGACGCCGATGTCGGCCCATCCGACCGCAAGCCGCTCGCCGTGCTGATCCGCGATGTGGAGGACAAGGTGATCGGCGGGCTTTCCGGTTACACCGCCTGGGGCTGGCTCTTCACCCAATGGCTGTTCGTCCCGGAAACATTGCGGGGTGAAGGCATGGCCGGCAAGCTGCTGAGCCAAGCCGAACAGGAAGCCCGCGCCCGCGGCTGCCATGGCGCCTGGATCGACACGTTCAGCCCGCTCGCCCGCAAGGCCTATATGCGCCAGGGTTACGAAATCTTCGGGGAACTGCCGGAATTTCCGAAGGGCCGCACCCGCACCTTCCTCAGGAAAGCTCTGTAG
- a CDS encoding GNAT family N-acetyltransferase yields the protein MDIDLKLTEGMNADEEDFILERLMTHNAATFGPSNRRELAVPLHDGDGNLIGGLTGYTGRGWLYISMLYVPDELRGQGLGARMLDMAEVEAKARGAIGAYIDTMNPEALKLYLKQGYTEIGTLKGLEGGHSVTWLQKRF from the coding sequence ATGGATATCGACCTGAAACTCACCGAAGGCATGAACGCCGACGAGGAGGATTTCATCCTCGAACGGCTGATGACCCACAATGCCGCAACGTTCGGCCCCAGCAACCGCCGCGAACTGGCGGTGCCGCTGCATGACGGGGACGGCAATCTGATCGGCGGGCTGACAGGTTATACCGGCCGCGGCTGGCTTTATATCTCGATGCTCTATGTGCCGGACGAGTTGCGCGGCCAAGGCCTCGGCGCCCGCATGCTCGACATGGCCGAAGTCGAAGCCAAAGCTCGCGGCGCGATCGGCGCCTATATCGACACGATGAACCCGGAAGCGCTCAAGCTATACCTGAAACAGGGTTATACCGAGATCGGCACGCTGAAAGGCCTCGAAGGAGGCCATTCGGTGACGTGGCTGCAAAAACGCTTCTAG
- a CDS encoding MFS transporter: MAAITMDEALDRAGAGTYQRRLMGIFGLVWTADAMQVLAVGFTAASIAASFGLTVPQALQTGTAFFLGMLLGALGFGRLADRIGRRRVLIVTVACDAVFGTLSIFAPDFTILLLLRFLTGAAVGGTLPVDYAMMAEFLPAKNRGRWLVLLEGFWAIGTLIVALAAWAASLAGVADAWRYIFAVTAIPAIAGIGLRFLVPESPLYLMRSGRHDEAREIVDRMLAVNGHTPLGAGTSLVSPPPVKTTGIFSGELRQRSIMILAIWFLVSVSYYGVFTWMPAKLAGEGFGFVRGYGFLVLVALAQIPGYALAAYGVEKWGRKPTLIGFCLLSALGCLMFVVAPSALLVGAALLIMSFALLGTWGALYAYTPELYPTASRATGMGAAGAMARLGGLLAPSLVGYVVVQGLGLTIGIFAGLLVIAAIAATMINAETRQVSLA; this comes from the coding sequence ATGGCTGCAATCACCATGGACGAGGCGCTCGACCGCGCCGGAGCGGGGACCTATCAGCGACGATTGATGGGCATTTTCGGGCTCGTCTGGACGGCGGATGCCATGCAGGTTCTGGCGGTCGGTTTCACCGCTGCTTCGATCGCGGCAAGTTTCGGGCTGACCGTGCCGCAGGCGCTGCAGACCGGCACCGCCTTCTTCCTCGGCATGCTGCTCGGCGCGCTCGGTTTCGGCAGGCTCGCCGACCGGATCGGCCGGCGGCGGGTGCTGATCGTCACGGTCGCCTGTGACGCGGTGTTCGGCACGCTCTCCATCTTCGCGCCGGATTTCACCATCCTGCTTCTGCTGCGCTTCCTGACCGGCGCTGCCGTCGGCGGTACGTTGCCGGTCGACTATGCGATGATGGCGGAATTCCTGCCAGCGAAGAACCGCGGCCGCTGGCTGGTCCTGCTCGAAGGGTTCTGGGCGATCGGAACGCTGATCGTGGCGCTCGCCGCCTGGGCCGCAAGCCTTGCCGGCGTCGCGGATGCCTGGCGGTATATTTTCGCGGTCACCGCCATTCCGGCGATCGCTGGCATCGGCCTGCGTTTCCTGGTGCCGGAATCGCCGCTCTACCTGATGCGCTCCGGGCGTCACGACGAGGCGAGGGAAATCGTCGACCGGATGCTCGCCGTCAACGGACACACGCCGCTCGGGGCAGGCACCAGCCTGGTCTCGCCGCCGCCGGTCAAGACGACCGGCATCTTTTCGGGCGAGCTTCGCCAGCGCAGCATCATGATCCTGGCGATCTGGTTCCTTGTCTCCGTCTCTTATTACGGCGTCTTTACCTGGATGCCCGCGAAGCTTGCCGGCGAGGGTTTCGGTTTCGTGCGCGGTTACGGTTTCCTGGTTCTGGTCGCGCTTGCCCAGATCCCGGGTTATGCGCTTGCCGCCTATGGCGTAGAGAAATGGGGCCGCAAGCCGACGCTCATCGGTTTCTGCCTTCTATCGGCGCTCGGCTGCCTGATGTTCGTCGTCGCACCCAGCGCCCTCCTGGTCGGGGCTGCGCTGCTGATCATGAGCTTTGCGCTGCTCGGCACCTGGGGTGCGCTCTACGCCTATACGCCGGAACTTTACCCGACCGCGTCGCGGGCGACCGGCATGGGGGCAGCCGGTGCCATGGCGCGTCTCGGCGGACTGCTGGCGCCGTCGCTGGTGGGTTATGTCGTGGTTCAGGGGCTCGGCCTGACGATCGGCATCTTTGCCGGCCTGCTGGTGATCGCGGCGATTGCCGCGACGATGATCAATGCGGAGACGCGGCAGGTCTCTCTCGCCTGA
- a CDS encoding GNAT family N-acetyltransferase, which translates to MSQHNVLYKHDLVYLTEDTSHDEVIELINAEAFGPGRHTRAAARIREQGPHDRTLSFVCADDGETIASVRMTPVYAGSVKGHLLGPLAVRPSHKNRGIGRELVRIAIEAARRKGSEAVILVGDPPYYGPLGFEKVAYGALEFPGPVDPGRVLVVPIAADVHARLKGVIGWRG; encoded by the coding sequence ATGTCTCAGCACAACGTTCTCTACAAGCACGACCTCGTTTACCTCACGGAAGATACGTCTCACGACGAGGTCATCGAACTGATCAACGCGGAAGCCTTCGGCCCCGGCCGGCATACCCGCGCCGCCGCCCGCATCCGCGAGCAGGGGCCGCATGACCGGACGCTCTCCTTCGTCTGCGCCGACGATGGCGAAACGATCGCTTCGGTCAGGATGACGCCGGTCTATGCCGGTTCGGTGAAGGGCCATCTGCTCGGGCCGCTTGCGGTCCGGCCGTCGCACAAGAACCGGGGCATCGGCCGCGAACTGGTGCGGATCGCCATCGAGGCGGCAAGACGCAAGGGTTCGGAAGCGGTGATCCTGGTCGGCGACCCGCCCTATTATGGCCCGCTCGGGTTCGAGAAGGTTGCCTACGGTGCCCTGGAATTCCCGGGGCCTGTCGATCCCGGCCGGGTTCTGGTCGTGCCGATCGCAGCCGACGTGCATGCCCGGCTCAAGGGCGTCATCGGCTGGCGCGGATAG